The stretch of DNA CCCCGATAAGCGCCACCGGGTCTGGCCAATTTAAGCTTGAAAAACTGGCATTTGCTGGGTTAGGTCAAATACCGGGACTTGACTTCCTTGGCTAAAAGCATAAACTAAAAGTGCCCATAAATGGGTACTATTGGTTTATGATTATGGAAAGAGATCGCTTATCAGTCTTACTCCGTTCTGAGAACACAGTCTTTACTTTTAAGGAACTGTCTTTAATCTGGAAAGAAACCGATGCCAGACTGGTTAAAAAATATGCCTATCGCTATGTAAAGGCCGGTAAGCTTTACCCCATCCGTAAGGGAATTTATGCCAAGGATAAAGACTATGACCGGCTGGAGCTGGCGGTCAAAATATACACCCCGTCTTATGTTAGCCTGGAAACTATCCTGGCCAGAGAGGGCGTGGTCTTCCAGCATTATGATCAGATTTTTGTGGTCAGTTACCTAAGTCGTGAGTTATCCTGCGACGGCCAGACTTATGTTTTTCGGCGAATAAAGGAGCCTATTTTGACCAATTCCCTTGGCCTGGAGACAAAAGATAATTATTACTTTGCCTCCAAAGAAAGAGCTTTCCTGGACACAATATACCTGAACAAAAACTATCACTTCGACAACTTATCCTCCATTAACTGGGACAAATGCTTTGAGATAATTCACATCTATGGCAACCCGGCCATGGAGAAAAGGCTGAATTCCTATTATAAGCTGGCCGCCCATGCTTGATATCAACACCCATAAAACCATCCTGCTTCAAATATTAAAAGATATCTATACAGATACTTCGCTTGGCCCGGTTCTGGGTTTTAAGGGTGGGACTGCTGCCTATCTTTTTTATCGCCTCGGGCGTTTCTCGGTAGATTTAGACTTTGATCTTTTAGACAGTGAGCAGGAATCTTCCGTTTATAAAAAACTCGAGGTGATCCTCGATCAATATGGAGTTATAAAAGAAAAACACCGAAAGCAACATACTTTGTTGTTTGTCCTTTCCTATGATGACCAGGCACAGAACATTAAGATTGAAGTTAATTTAAGAAACTTTGGCTCGAGCTTCCAGCTAAAGAACTATTTGGGCATTCCGATGCTGGTCATGGTCAGAGAAGATATGTTCGCTCACAAACTGGTAGCCATGCTGGAGCGCAAAAAAACAGCCAATCGAGATGTTTACGACGTCTGGCATTTTTTAAAAAACCGCTGGCCGGTAAATAAACAAATCGTTGAGAAACGCACCAGGATGAGTTTTAAAGATTACTTGAGAAAATGCCTGGCATTTGTGGAAAGCCTTAATGACCGGAACATTCTGGCCGGAATGGGTGAGCTTCTGGATGAAAAACAGAAAACCTGGGCAAGGGCTAATTTAAAAAAAGATACTATTTTCCTGCTGAAGATTAGGTTGGAGCAAGAGAGGTAATGGATCTGGTTTTGGCGAGGCAACAGGATTTAGTCAGATAGCCGAGCAAAAAATATTTTCATTTAGCTTTTCTGGCAAGGCAGTAAATAATCCATTGATAGCGAAATTGGT from Candidatus Margulisiibacteriota bacterium encodes:
- a CDS encoding nucleotidyl transferase AbiEii/AbiGii toxin family protein, with the translated sequence MLDINTHKTILLQILKDIYTDTSLGPVLGFKGGTAAYLFYRLGRFSVDLDFDLLDSEQESSVYKKLEVILDQYGVIKEKHRKQHTLLFVLSYDDQAQNIKIEVNLRNFGSSFQLKNYLGIPMLVMVREDMFAHKLVAMLERKKTANRDVYDVWHFLKNRWPVNKQIVEKRTRMSFKDYLRKCLAFVESLNDRNILAGMGELLDEKQKTWARANLKKDTIFLLKIRLEQER